TTCGGCGACCAGTTTGGTGACGTCCGAAACCGTCGTTTTCGTGGCCTTCCCGTCGGTACCGAGCGAGTTCTTGATCGCGCCGACGATGGCCGATCCTACCACGACGCCGTCGGCCGCGGCGCCTATCGCCGTCGCCTGCGCGGCCGTGCGCACACCGAAGCCGACCGCTACCGGCAATGTGGTGTGCCGTTTGATTCTTTCCACTGCCTTTGCGACCCGAGCAGGGTCCGGCGCGGCCATGCCCGTGATGCCGGTGATCGAGACGTAGTAAACGAACCCGGAAGTATTCTTCAGCACCGCCGGCAGCCGCTTGTCGTCGGTGGTCGGCGTCGCCAGGCGGATGAAGTTCAGCCCTGCCTTCAGGGCCGGGATACACAATTCGTCGTCGGCCTCGGGCGGCAGGTCGACCACGATCAATCCATCGACCCCGGCGGCGATCGCGTCGTCGACGAATTTTGCGCTGCCGTGGATATAAATCGGGTTGTAGTAACCCATCAGGATGATCGGCGTGTCCTGGTCGCCTTTGCGGAATTCGGCGACCATCGCCAGCGTCTTGTTCAGCGTCTGCCCGGCCTTGAGCGCGCGCTGCCCCGATGCCTGAACCGACGGGCCGTCCGCCATCGGATCCGAAAACGGCATGCCGAACTCGATCATGTCGGCGCCCGCCTTCGGCAGCGATTTGAGGATCGCCATCGACGTGTCGTAGTCGGGGTCTCCGGCCGTGATGAAGCAGCCCAGCGCCGGGCGACCTTCCTTCTTCAGCGCGGCAAAGCGGCGGTCGATACGTGATGCCTTCATTGCGGCGTCGACTCCGGGCAAAAGTTCGCAACTTGATCCTTGAGCGCGTCGTATCCCGCCCGGTCGAAATGCGCCTGCCAGGCGATCGACTTCCCGACGCGGAGGTCCGCGGTGAACGGCACGCCCCTGTCGGCGAGCAGCGACCACAGCGTCGGCGCATCCCTGTCGCCGAGGCCGTACATCGAGCCGCCGCTGTCCTCCGCCACCACAGGAAAACTCACTTGTTTCCCGTCGTCGACTGCGACGTCGAGGCGTACGCCGGCGTCAACCGGCAACGCTTCCTCGTCATCGTCGATCGTCGAATATTCGGCAGTCAGCGCGCCATTCCGGCACTCGAACGAAAGGAACGTGAGGCTGAACGCGTCGTCCGCCAGCATCAGCATGGTCTTGTCCTTTGAGAACGACCAGTCGGCATGCGCCGGCAAAGGTGAGGCGGCAGCCCAAGCGGCGAAAGCGGCGCCGAAGGCCGCTCTCATATGTCCATCCCCAGATGCTTGGCGACGGTGAACACGTCCTTGTCGCCGCGGCCCGAAAGGTTGACGACGATCGTCTTGTCCTTCGCCATCGTCGGCGCGAGCTTCGTCACATAGGCGAGCGCGTGCGCCGACTCGAGCGCCGGGATGATGCCTTCGATCTTGGTCAGCAACTGGAACGCGTCGAGCGCCTCGTTGTCGGTCGCCGGCACGTATTTCACGCGGCCGGTGTCCTTCAGCCACGAATGCTCCGGACCGACGCCCGGATAGTCGAGACCGGCCGAGATCGAGTGGCCCTCGAGGATCTGGCCGTCGGCATCCTGCAGCAGGTAGGTGCGGTTGCCGTGCAGCACGCCCGGCCGCCCGCCACTCATCGAAGCGGCGTGGCCGTTCTCGACCTCGAGACCGTGCCCCGCGGCTTCAACGCCGTAGATTGCGACGTCCTTGTCGTCGAGGAACGGGTGGAAGATGCCGATGGCGTTGGAGCCGCCGCCGATGCAGGCGACGATTGCGTCGGGCAAGCGGCCCTCAAGTTCCATCATCTGCTCGCGCGTCTCGGTGCCGATCACCGACTGGAAATCGCGCACCATCTCCGGGTAGGGATGCGGGCCGGCGGCCGTGCCGATCAGGTAGTACGTGTCGCTGACGTTGGTCACCCAGTCCCGCAGCGCCTCGTTCATCGCGTCCTTCAGCGTGCCGTTGCCGGCGGTCACCGGATGCACCTCCGCCCCCAGCATGCGCATGCGGAACACGTTCGGCTTCTGCCGCTCGACGTCGGTGGCGCCCATGTAAACGACGCACGGCAGGCCGAAGCGCGCCGATACCGTCGCCGCGGCGACGCCATGCTGGCCGGCGCCGGTCTCCGCGATGATGCGCGTCTTGCCCATGCGCCGCGCCAGCAGAATCTGGCCGAGGCAGTTGTTGATCTTGTGCGAGCCGGTGTGGTTCAGCTCCTCGCGCTTGAGGTAGATCTTGGCGCCGCCGAGATGCGCGGTGAGACGCTCGGCGAAATAGAGCGGCGAGGGGCGGCCGGCATAATACGTGTTGAGGTTGGTGAGCTCCGCGTGGAAAGCCGGATCGTTCTTCGCCGCGGTGTATGCCGCTTCCAGGTCGAGGATCAGCGGCATCAGGGTCTCGGCGACGAAGCGCCCGCCGAAGATGCCGAAGAAGCCGCGCTCGTCGGGGCCGGTGCGGTAGCTGTTGGGTTGCGGGGCGTTCACGACGCTACCTTCTCTTTTGCAACAGCGGCGCGGGCGTTGGTGATGAACGCGCGTATCAGGTCGGGAGATTTGGCGCCCGGCGCCGTCTCGACGCCGGAGGAAACATCGACGCCCGGCGCGCCGGTGATGCGCAGCGCCTCGCCGACGTTCGCCGGCGTCAGCCCGCCGGACAGCAGATACGGGACCGCGGGCCGGAAGCCGGACAGGATGGTCCAGTCGAAAGTGTTGGCATTGCCGCCCGGCCGCGTTGCGTCCTTCGGCGGCTTGGCGTCGAGCAGCAGCATGTCCGCCACCGCGGCGTAGTTTCGCGCGGTGTCGAGATCGGCGGCGCCGGCGATGCCGACGGCCTTAAGTACGCGCTTGCCGAAGCGGCGGCGCAGCTCCGCGACGCGCTCTACGCTTTCCTTGCCGTGCAGTTGCAGCCAGTCCGGATTGACGGCTTCGACGATGGCGCCGAGCGTTGCATCGTCGAAATCGACGGCCAGCGCGACGGTCTCCGCGCGCCCGCGCACGCGCTTCACCAGCCCCGCCGCTTTTTCGTTGGAAACGAACCGCGGCGTACGGGGAAAAAATACGAATCCGACCATGTCGGCGCCGGCCGCAAGGGCCGCGTCCAGCGTTTCCTCGGTCGAAAGACCGCAGATTTTCACGGTCAGGCTCATGGGGCGGGATTTCGCACGAAACTGCCTGTGAGTCCAACCGCTTCCGGCTGCCTAGGCGCCGAGCCGACGCCAGACTTCCACCGCTGCGGCAAGGTCTTCCGCCGCATGGCCGACCGACTTGAACAGCGTGATCTCATCGGCCGAACGGCGGCCGGCGAAGCCGGGCGCGACAATGTCGGCGAGCTCCCCGGCGATCGCCGCTTCGGTCAGCGCGCCAGAGGCCAACGGTTGCGTAATGTCGCCGCTTTCCTTCATGCCGGCGCGGCTGTCGACGTAGACCGTCGACCAGCGGATCGCCGCGTCGTCGGCCTCGCGCATCGCCGGCGTGAAGGCGCCCACCAGATCGACGTGCGTGCCGGGCTTGAGCCACGCGCCCTCCACCAGGGGTTCGTTGCTGAGCGTGGCGACCGAGACGATGTCCGCGGCGCGGATCGCGGCTTCGCGGTCGGTTGTCGGCGTGACGGTGAGGCCGGCGCGCGTCAGCTCCGCCGCCAGGTGGACCGCGTGTTCGGGCGTCCGGTTCCAGATCGAAACGTGCGTCAGAGGCCGCACCGTGGCGTGCGCCGAGATCAGGTGGGGCGCCAGCGCCCCGGCGCCGATCATCGCCATATGGGTTGCGTCGGGGCGGGCGAGGGCGCTGGAGACCAGCGCCGAGGTCGCGGCCGTGCGCCACAGCGTCAGCGCCACGCCGTCGATCGCGGCGAGCGGGGCGCCGCTGTCGCCAGCCATCAGCAGATAGGTCCCCATGACACTGGGCAGCGAGCGCGTCGCGTTATCCGGGAAAACCGAGACCAGCTTGACGCCGATGAAGCCGCCGTCCGCGCCCTGCTGCCATGCCGGCATCAGGAGCAGCGTCGCTTCCGTGCTGGGGCGCACGATGCGGTGATGATGGCGGGGCGGAGCCACGATGTTGTCGCGGAAGGCGGCGTGTATCGCGGCGATCAGGATCGGGTAGTCGAGAACCCAGTCGATGTCCTTCGCGGTGACGACGCGCATCGCCGGATCAGGCCGCGTCGCGGTCGCGCGGCGGGAAGAGGGCGGGCGTGGTTGCCTCGATCTGTTGCCGCAGGCGCCCGATCTCGCCGCGCAGCCGCTCGTTGGCGGCGCGTTCGCTCCGCGCCATGTGGCGCCAGCGGCCCTGCCGTATCCATGTCGCGACGCCGCCGATGACGATGCCGACGGTCACCGCCGCGAACAGGAAGACGTAGAGCGGGCCGCTCGCCGACCAGCCCGGCGCGACCGTGCCGATCGGATCGAGCGAGAAGGTCACCGCGCCGCGGTTGGCGACGGAGAGCGCGACGATCACGATCGCGATGGGGATCAGGACGAAGAGGGTGAGAAAGCGCCGCATCTAGCGATTGATCGACCCGCAGTGGCCGCAAGTCAAACGCGTCAGGTGTTCAGCCGCTCGCGCATTTCCTTGCCGGTCTTGAAGAAGGGCACGTACTTCTCGGTCACCGCGACCTTGGTGCCGGTGCGCGGGTTGCGCCCGGTGCGCGCCGGCCGGTTCTTCACGCTGAAGGCGCCGAAGCCGCGCAGCTCGACCCGGTCGCCGCGCGCCAATGCCGCCGTGATCTCATTGAGGATCGCGTTGACGATGTGCTCGACGTCGCGCTGATAGAGATGCGGGTTGCGCTCGGAGATCCTCTGGACCAGTTCCGATTTTATCATCACGCCGCCCCCCGACGGGTCACGTGTCCCCGCCCCCAGAACCCTGCCAAACCGACAGGAGACCGTCAAGCTTGAGGCCGTCGGGCAGGAGGCGGTCGATGAGCGCAGGCGTGATCGCCGGCGCGAGGCCGGTGGTCTGCATCAGCCACGTGATCACGGCCGAGGAGAGCGAGAACGGCCCCTTGCCCGGACGCGACGGTTCCCAGTCGTTGACCGGCAGCTTGGCGTCTACGCCCTTGGTGCCGAGCCAGGCAATCGCGACGTCCTCGCCGCCGAGCTCGTCGATCAGTTTCACGTTCAGCGCCTGCTGGCCGGTGTAGATGCGGCCGTCGGCGTACGTCAGGGCCAGCGCCCGATCGAGCTTGCGCCGCTCGGCGACGATGTCGACGAACCAGCCGAACGTGTCGTTGACCAGGCCCTGCACCACCGCGCGCGCCTCGTCGCTGGTCGGGTGGAAAGGATCGGGCTCGGCCTTGAGCGGCGCGCTCTTGATGTCCTCGACCTTGACGCCGAGCTTGTCGAGCAGCGCGCTGACCTCCGGGTATTCGAAGATCACGCCGATAGAACCCGTGATCGAGGTGCGCCGCGCGACGATGTGGTCGGTGGCGATCGCCGCCATATAGGCGGCCGACGCGCCGACCGTGCCGATGGTCGCGACGGTGGGCTTCGCCGCGGCGAGCTTGCGCAGGCTTTCGTACAGCGCCTCGCCGCCGGTGGTCGAGCCGCCGGTCGAGTTGATCGAGACGATGACGCCCTTGACCGCGTCATCCTTGGCGAGCCTGGCCAGCATCTCCGCCTGGTCGCGGTCCTCGGCGATGAAGCCCGAGATCGACACGCGCGCGATCTGCGCGTGCTTGATGAAGCCGCTGCCGCCGTTGCGGCTCGACGCCGCGGCGAAGATGGCGCCGGCGATCAGCACGATCACGGCGGCGAACCCGATGAAGCGCCAGAACGAGAGTTTGCGCCGCAAGCGGCGGCGGTCGACGATCTGGTCGGCGGTCATGGACATTGGCGTGGCCTCGCTTGGTCCCGGAGGCGTGGGTTAGCGCCTTATGGGCGCAGCGGCAAGACGGCAGGCGGCGCCCCCCTCACCCTTCGTCTCTAGTTCGCTTGGCTCACAAGAGCCGAAGCCCTCTCCCACAAGGGGAGAGGGGGACTAACCGGCGCTGCGGCTTGTTCCCTCTCCCTTGGTGGGACAGGGCTCTTTCTCTTGGCGAGCGAAGCGAGCCTAGAGAAAGAGGGTGAGGGGGGCGCCGTGCAAACAAAAAGCCCGCCGGAATGAACCGGCGGGCCTGATTTGATGCGATGAGAAAAAACCAGCCTAGCTGGTCTTCTCCTCGTCTTCTTCGCGCTGCTTGAGCGCCGCGCCGAGGATGTCGCCGAGCGAGGCGCCCGAGTCGGACGAGCCGTACTGCGCCACGGCTTCCTTCTCTTCGGCGATTTCCAGCGCCTTGATCGATACGCTGATCTTCCGCGTCTTCTTGTCGAAGGCGGTGACGCGCGCGTCGACCTTCTCGCCCTTGGCAAAGCGCTCCGGCCGCTGCTCCGACCGGTCGCGCGACAGGTCCGAACGGCGGATGAAGGCGGTGAGGTCGGTGTCGGCGATACGCACGTCGATGCCGGCTTCCTTGACGTCGATGACCTCGCACGTGACGACCGCGCCCTTGCGGACCTCGCCGGAGGCACCGGCTTCCTCGAAGGGATCGGCGCCGTTCACCTGCTTGATGCCGAGCGAGATGCGCTCCTTCTCGATATCGACGTCGAGCACCTGCGCCTTGACCTTGTCGCCGCGGTTGTAGGTCTCGATCGCCTGCTCGCCCGGAACGCTCCAGTCGAGGTCGGAGAGGTGGACCATGCCGTCGACGTCGCCGTCGAGGCCGACGAACAGGCCGAACTCGGTCTTGTTCTTGACCTCGCCCTCGACGATCGTGCCGACCGGGTACTTGGCGGCGAACGTGTCCCACGGATTGGCGAGCGTCTGCTTGAGGCCAAGCGAGATGCGGCGCTTCACCGGGTCGACCTCGAGGATCATCACTTCCACTTCCTGCGAAGTGGCGACGATCTTGCCGGGGTGGACGTTCTTCTTGGTCCAGCTCATTTCGGAGACGTGGATGAGGCCTTCGATGCCCGGCTCCAGTTCGACGAATGCGCCGTAGTCGGTGATGTTCGTCACGCGGCCCTTGAAGCGCGCGTTGACCGGGTACTTGGCCTCGATGCCCTGCCACGGATCGGCCTCGAGCTGCTTCATGCCCAGCGAGATGCGGTGCGTCTCGTGGTTGACGCGGATGATCTGCACCTTGACCGTCTGGCCGATGTTGAGCACCTCGGACGGATGGTTGATGCGGCGCCACGCGATGTCGGTGACGTGCAGCAGGCCGTCGATGCCGCCGAGATCGACGAACGCACCGTAGTCGGTGATGTTCTTGACGACGCCGTCGATGATCTGGCCTTCCTCGAGGCTCTGGACGAGCTCCGAACGCTGCTCGGCGCGCGTCTCTTCCAGCACCGTGCGGCGGGAGACGACGATGTTGCCGCGGCGCTTGTCCATCTTGAGGATCTGGAACGGCTGCGGCGTATGCATCAGCGGGGTGACGTCGCGAACCGGCCGGATGTCGACCTGCGAACGCGGCAGGAAGGCCACGGCGCCGTCGAGATCGACGGTGAAGCCGCCCTTGACCTGGTTGAAGATCACGCCGGTGACCTTCTCGTTCTTGTTGAAGCTTTCCTCGAGCTTGACCCAGCTCTCTTCGCGGCGGGCCTTCTCGCGGGAGAGGACTGCCTCGCCGAGCGCGTTTTCGATGCGCTCCAGGTAGACCTCGACTTCGTCGCCGACCTTCAGCTCGGACTCACGTCCGGGGGCGGCGAATTCCTTGAGGGCGACACGCCCTTCCGTCTTCAGGCCGACATCGATGACCGCGAGGTCCTTTTCGATGGCGACGATGGTGCCCTTTACGACACTGCCCTCCATGAGGGAGTCGGCAGTGAAAACCTCGTTGAGGAGGGCGGTAAAATCTTCACGCGACGGGTTCGCGGTATTGGCTACTGGCATTGACACTCCTGTGTCGCCGGGTGTGCCGCCCGACGGTTGGCGTTGAAAATATCCCGCCTTCGAAACCCTGCCCGAATGGGCGCCCGCGCTGGTCGCGGTGCGGCACGATCGGGTCCCGAAAGTGAGGCGAAGTCTTGGGTTCCCCCGCCAAGGGCGGGAAGCCGGCCGCACGACAATGTCGGCGAACCGTTCAGAACCGGCCGTTTCTATAGCGATCCCGGCGTCGCCGGGCAAGAGCAGGTCAGGCCTACGATTGCGCTTTCGCCTTCTCGACGATGGCGAGCGCCGCCTGGAACGCCTGCTCGGGATTCATATGGGAGGTATCGAGCAGGATTGCATCGGGCGCCTGCGCCAGCGGCGCGGTCCGCCGGCCGGCATCGCGCTCGTCGCGTTCCTTGATTTCGGCAAGGATCGTCCGGTAGCGGACGTTGCGGCCTTTATCGAGCAGCTCGTCCGTCCGCCGCTGCGCCCGCACCTCCGGGCTGGCGGTGACGTAAATCTTCACCTCGGCTTGCGGGCAGATCACGGTGCCGATGTCGCGCCCGTCGAGCACGGCGCCGCCGGGCCGCGCCGCGAAATCCTGCTGGAACTTGAGCAGCGAGGCGCGCACCCCGGCATGCACGCTGACGCGCGAGGCGATCTCGCCGGCCTCGCGACCCCGCAGCGTCGGGTCGGAAAGCCGCTCGAGGTCGATATCGAGGGCGACGATCGCCGCCGCCGCCGCGTCGTCCGGATCGAGCCCGCGCTCGACCATCGTCTTGCCGACGAGGCGGTAGAGCAGGCCGGTGTCGAGGTACGGCAGGTGATAGTGCCTGGCCAGCCGCGCCGCGAGGGTGCCCTTGCCCGCCGCCGCCGGACCGTCGATCGCGATGATCATGCGCGTCAGGCGGCGTCCGGGTCGGCGAAACTCGCGCCGAGGCCGGTCATCAGGCTGCGGAACTCCGGGTAGCTGGTCGCGATCGGCCGCGCGTCGTCGACCGTCACCGGCTTCTCGCTCGCGAGGCCGAGCACCAGGAACGACATCGCGATGCGATGGTCGAGGTGCGTCGCGACGGTGCCACCGCCTTCGACCTTGGCGGCGCCGTGAACGGTGAGCGACTCCGGCGTATCTTCCGCCGTGACGCTGTTGGCCCGGAGCCCCGCCAGTACCGTTGCGACGCGGTCCGATTCCTTGACGCGCATCTCGCCGATGCCCTGCATCAGCGTATCGCCCTCGGCGAAAGCGGCGGCAACGGCAAGCACCGGGTATTCGTCGATCATCGACGGCGCCCGTCCTGGCGGCACCGCGATGCCCTTGAGGCGGCTCGAGCGCACATGGATGTCGCCGACTTCCTCGCCGCCGACGGTGCGCCGGTTTTCGATCGCGATATCGCCGCCCATCTCGATCAGCGTATCGATCAGGCCGGTGCGCGTCGGGTTGAGCATCACGTTTTCCACCACGACGTCCGAGCCCTCGACGATCAGCGCCGCGACGATGGTGAACGCCGCCGACGACGGATCGCTCGGCACGACGATCACCTGCGGCTTCAGCGCCTGCCCGCCGTCGAGCTTGATGACACGGTTGCCGTCGCTGTCGGTTTCGATCTCGATCGCCGCGCCGAAGGCGGTGAGCATCCGCTCGGTATGGTCGCGCGTCGCGGTCGGCTCGGTGATCGTGGTCAGCCCCTGCGCGTTGAGCGCCGCGAACAGCACCGCCGATTTCACCTGCGCCGACGGCACCGTGAGGCGGAAGTCGATCGGGATCAGCGCGTCCGGCCCCTTGATCGTCGCCGGCAGCTTGTCGCCCGCCCGCGCCAGCACCTGCACGCCCATGCGCCGCAGCGGATCGAACACGCGCCCCATCGGCCGCTTCACCAGCGACCCGTCACCGGTGAACGTCGTCGCGAAAGAATGGCTGCCGGCGATGCCCATGGCGAGGCGCACCCCCGTGCCGGCGTTGCCGTAGTCGATGACGTGCGTCGGCTCGAGCAGCCCGCCGACGCCCACGCCGGCCACCCGCCACGTGCCGTTGCCGGTGCGCGTGACCGTGGCGCCGAACGAACGCATCGCCTCGGCGGTCGCCAGCACGTCCTCGCCTTCGAGCAGTCCCTCGATTGCCGTCTCGCCGATGGCGAGCGCCCCCAGCATCAGCGCGCGGTGCGAAATCGACTTGTCGCCGGGCGGCCGGATCGTGCCCTTGAGCGGGCCGGATCGCTTGGCGCTGAGCGGCCTCGCGGCGTCCTCGGTCGGCATCTGGGGTCTGGCTCCGCTTGGGTCGGCTTGCGGGTTCTCGGGCGCCGTCCGGATAGCACAGCCTCGCCGGGGCGTCACCCAATCGGATTGCCCATCGCCGAGGCAGTGCGAAATGCTTTTGACACCAGGGGTCGCGCGGACTATGGGAGCACGCTCAAACGCCCCGGAACGAGGCAAACCGTGACGAAAGCAGAGCTCGGCACCAAGCGTGTCTGTCCGAATTGCGGCACGAGGTATTACGACCTCAACCGCAGTCCGATTATCTGCCCGCACTGCGGGACCAAATTCGAGGTAGCGCCCCCGGCGCGCGCCCGCGCTGCGGCGCCCGCGCCGAAGCCGGTGCCGGTGCCTGAGGTCGAGGTCGAGAAGGAAGACGTCGAGATCGTCTCGCTCGAGGAGGCCGACGACGAGGCCGCCACCGGCGGCGCCGTCAAGGTCGAGGGCGCCGAGGACGAGGACGAGGAAATCGAGAAGGAAGACGACACCTTCCTCGCCGACGAAGAAGACGAAGAGGACGACGTCGAGGACATCATCGGCGACGTCGACGAGGAAGAGCCGTAGGCTTGCACCTCCAAGGGGCGCGGAATATGGTCCGCGCCCGCTGGACCCCGGGATATATCAGGGGGTTCCGGCAACCCAGGTTTCCCTAGGTCGGGGCCATAGCTCAGCTGGGAGAGCGCCTGCATGGCATGCAGGAGGTCAGCGGTTCGATCCCGCTTGGCTCCACCAACCTTACCCCGTTCTCATGCCGTCGCGGCCTCTGTCCGCGGCACGCCTCGGAAGCGTCGATGAAAAGCGTACGCAGACTCATCGACGGGCCGATCATCCATCCCGGCATGCTTCCCGGAACTGACGGCGACAACATCAACGGCGCATCGCTGATCGCCGTGCCGGAGTGGCTGCCGTCCCGGCTCGGCCGCTTCTACATGTACTTTGCGCACCATGCCGGCAGCTATATCCGCCTGGCTTATGCCGACGATCTCGCCGGACCCTGGCAGATACACCCGCACGGCTCGCTGCGGCTGGAAGATGCGCCCGCCTGCCGCGATCACATCGCCTCGCCTGACGTCCATGTCGATCCGGTTGCCCGCCGGATCGTCATGTTCTTCCACGGCCCGGTCCGCGATGGCAGGAGACAGCGGACGTTCGTCGCCAGCTCGGCGGACGGAATACGATTTGCGGCGGGACCGGAAGAGATCGCGGATTTCTACTTTCGAACCGTGCCATGGCGGGACCGCTGGATCGGAATGTCGAAAGGCGGCGTCGCATACATCTCCGCCAGACGCGACGCAGACTATCGGCCGGTAGCGGCCGCGATCTTTCCCGGGCAACACCCGTCGCGCAACATGCCGGGCGACGTCCGCCACGTCGCGCTGCATGTCATCGGAGACGTCCTTCAGGTCTTCTATACGGAGATAGGCGGCGCGCCGGAGCAAATCTACCGGACGACCGTGGACCTCGCCGCCCCGATAAACGCCTGGACCACGGCCGGCCGCCAACTGGTTCTGGCACCGCAGCGGCCGTGGGAGGGCGCCGGCCTTCCGCTGACGAGGTCGCGCGCCGGCGCGGCGCCCGGCCCCGAGCATGCGCTACGCGATCCCGCGATATTCTCGTGGAGCGGCGCGTTGTATCT
The sequence above is drawn from the Bauldia sp. genome and encodes:
- a CDS encoding LapA family protein — encoded protein: MRRFLTLFVLIPIAIVIVALSVANRGAVTFSLDPIGTVAPGWSASGPLYVFLFAAVTVGIVIGGVATWIRQGRWRHMARSERAANERLRGEIGRLRQQIEATTPALFPPRDRDAA
- the rpsA gene encoding 30S ribosomal protein S1, which codes for MPVANTANPSREDFTALLNEVFTADSLMEGSVVKGTIVAIEKDLAVIDVGLKTEGRVALKEFAAPGRESELKVGDEVEVYLERIENALGEAVLSREKARREESWVKLEESFNKNEKVTGVIFNQVKGGFTVDLDGAVAFLPRSQVDIRPVRDVTPLMHTPQPFQILKMDKRRGNIVVSRRTVLEETRAEQRSELVQSLEEGQIIDGVVKNITDYGAFVDLGGIDGLLHVTDIAWRRINHPSEVLNIGQTVKVQIIRVNHETHRISLGMKQLEADPWQGIEAKYPVNARFKGRVTNITDYGAFVELEPGIEGLIHVSEMSWTKKNVHPGKIVATSQEVEVMILEVDPVKRRISLGLKQTLANPWDTFAAKYPVGTIVEGEVKNKTEFGLFVGLDGDVDGMVHLSDLDWSVPGEQAIETYNRGDKVKAQVLDVDIEKERISLGIKQVNGADPFEEAGASGEVRKGAVVTCEVIDVKEAGIDVRIADTDLTAFIRRSDLSRDRSEQRPERFAKGEKVDARVTAFDKKTRKISVSIKALEIAEEKEAVAQYGSSDSGASLGDILGAALKQREEDEEKTS
- a CDS encoding TIGR02300 family protein translates to MTKAELGTKRVCPNCGTRYYDLNRSPIICPHCGTKFEVAPPARARAAAPAPKPVPVPEVEVEKEDVEIVSLEEADDEAATGGAVKVEGAEDEDEEIEKEDDTFLADEEDEEDDVEDIIGDVDEEEP
- the ihfB gene encoding integration host factor subunit beta, whose product is MIKSELVQRISERNPHLYQRDVEHIVNAILNEITAALARGDRVELRGFGAFSVKNRPARTGRNPRTGTKVAVTEKYVPFFKTGKEMRERLNT
- a CDS encoding phosphoribosylanthranilate isomerase translates to MSLTVKICGLSTEETLDAALAAGADMVGFVFFPRTPRFVSNEKAAGLVKRVRGRAETVALAVDFDDATLGAIVEAVNPDWLQLHGKESVERVAELRRRFGKRVLKAVGIAGAADLDTARNYAAVADMLLLDAKPPKDATRPGGNANTFDWTILSGFRPAVPYLLSGGLTPANVGEALRITGAPGVDVSSGVETAPGAKSPDLIRAFITNARAAVAKEKVAS
- the trpA gene encoding tryptophan synthase subunit alpha; translated protein: MKASRIDRRFAALKKEGRPALGCFITAGDPDYDTSMAILKSLPKAGADMIEFGMPFSDPMADGPSVQASGQRALKAGQTLNKTLAMVAEFRKGDQDTPIILMGYYNPIYIHGSAKFVDDAIAAGVDGLIVVDLPPEADDELCIPALKAGLNFIRLATPTTDDKRLPAVLKNTSGFVYYVSITGITGMAAPDPARVAKAVERIKRHTTLPVAVGFGVRTAAQATAIGAAADGVVVGSAIVGAIKNSLGTDGKATKTTVSDVTKLVAELAEGVRAAREKV
- the sppA gene encoding signal peptide peptidase SppA: MSMTADQIVDRRRLRRKLSFWRFIGFAAVIVLIAGAIFAAASSRNGGSGFIKHAQIARVSISGFIAEDRDQAEMLARLAKDDAVKGVIVSINSTGGSTTGGEALYESLRKLAAAKPTVATIGTVGASAAYMAAIATDHIVARRTSITGSIGVIFEYPEVSALLDKLGVKVEDIKSAPLKAEPDPFHPTSDEARAVVQGLVNDTFGWFVDIVAERRKLDRALALTYADGRIYTGQQALNVKLIDELGGEDVAIAWLGTKGVDAKLPVNDWEPSRPGKGPFSLSSAVITWLMQTTGLAPAITPALIDRLLPDGLKLDGLLSVWQGSGGGDT
- the cmk gene encoding (d)CMP kinase; the protein is MIIAIDGPAAAGKGTLAARLARHYHLPYLDTGLLYRLVGKTMVERGLDPDDAAAAAIVALDIDLERLSDPTLRGREAGEIASRVSVHAGVRASLLKFQQDFAARPGGAVLDGRDIGTVICPQAEVKIYVTASPEVRAQRRTDELLDKGRNVRYRTILAEIKERDERDAGRRTAPLAQAPDAILLDTSHMNPEQAFQAALAIVEKAKAQS
- the aroA gene encoding 3-phosphoshikimate 1-carboxyvinyltransferase; the protein is MPTEDAARPLSAKRSGPLKGTIRPPGDKSISHRALMLGALAIGETAIEGLLEGEDVLATAEAMRSFGATVTRTGNGTWRVAGVGVGGLLEPTHVIDYGNAGTGVRLAMGIAGSHSFATTFTGDGSLVKRPMGRVFDPLRRMGVQVLARAGDKLPATIKGPDALIPIDFRLTVPSAQVKSAVLFAALNAQGLTTITEPTATRDHTERMLTAFGAAIEIETDSDGNRVIKLDGGQALKPQVIVVPSDPSSAAFTIVAALIVEGSDVVVENVMLNPTRTGLIDTLIEMGGDIAIENRRTVGGEEVGDIHVRSSRLKGIAVPPGRAPSMIDEYPVLAVAAAFAEGDTLMQGIGEMRVKESDRVATVLAGLRANSVTAEDTPESLTVHGAAKVEGGGTVATHLDHRIAMSFLVLGLASEKPVTVDDARPIATSYPEFRSLMTGLGASFADPDAA
- a CDS encoding ornithine cyclodeaminase family protein; this translates as MRVVTAKDIDWVLDYPILIAAIHAAFRDNIVAPPRHHHRIVRPSTEATLLLMPAWQQGADGGFIGVKLVSVFPDNATRSLPSVMGTYLLMAGDSGAPLAAIDGVALTLWRTAATSALVSSALARPDATHMAMIGAGALAPHLISAHATVRPLTHVSIWNRTPEHAVHLAAELTRAGLTVTPTTDREAAIRAADIVSVATLSNEPLVEGAWLKPGTHVDLVGAFTPAMREADDAAIRWSTVYVDSRAGMKESGDITQPLASGALTEAAIAGELADIVAPGFAGRRSADEITLFKSVGHAAEDLAAAVEVWRRLGA
- the trpB gene encoding tryptophan synthase subunit beta, with protein sequence MNAPQPNSYRTGPDERGFFGIFGGRFVAETLMPLILDLEAAYTAAKNDPAFHAELTNLNTYYAGRPSPLYFAERLTAHLGGAKIYLKREELNHTGSHKINNCLGQILLARRMGKTRIIAETGAGQHGVAAATVSARFGLPCVVYMGATDVERQKPNVFRMRMLGAEVHPVTAGNGTLKDAMNEALRDWVTNVSDTYYLIGTAAGPHPYPEMVRDFQSVIGTETREQMMELEGRLPDAIVACIGGGSNAIGIFHPFLDDKDVAIYGVEAAGHGLEVENGHAASMSGGRPGVLHGNRTYLLQDADGQILEGHSISAGLDYPGVGPEHSWLKDTGRVKYVPATDNEALDAFQLLTKIEGIIPALESAHALAYVTKLAPTMAKDKTIVVNLSGRGDKDVFTVAKHLGMDI